gttgtggttggccactgaggcaGGGACAAACAGGACTGCTGTTAACAACACACCCCCAGAAGGGGGTGAGACCAGAGTAGTGGGCAGTGCCGGCGGCAGTGTCCTGAAGTGGATGAGAACCGTCATGAAGAGGACGCTGCTGAGCTGGGAGCAACGCGGGTCCCAGGGCAGCAGAGCTGAGACAGCGGGCGAGCTACCACGCACTGAGGGCACTCGGCTGAGggcaagagctaattcctggagtgaCTGGCAGGAGGTGCCAGTGGTGGTGAGTCGAACCCTGTCACAATGTGTGTGTACATAATTATTTGTGTAATAATACACCAGCTCCCAGAAGggaaacttttttattttgtaatcTTAAGTCCTCACGTGACTGAGTCCTCCCAACtgagcagggaaactgaggcagcagctgcATCCTCCCACCAGGACTAGTGAGCTCAGGACAATGTGAGCGTGTGTCCCCTTTTCTGTCATCCTTCCTGTCTTCCCTTCTGCTTGCTGGTAGGGGCTCCCCCGAATGAGGGGAAACCCTGCGCACGGAGGGAGGGGGTGATGCTCTTGGGCTTTTCTCTGATCTCTGCCTGTAAAGGGTCGGGCTCAGCGCTGGtgtctctgccccaggccctgcagagctTCCAGCTCCTGCTGGAATGTGTAACTCCAGAGCTGGGAATTGTTCTTCTCTATGGAATTAACCCTTTAACTCATCTGCCTGTgataggactgggagccaggactcctggcgtTTAGGCCCAGgcttgggagagggggaggggctgatgcattagagggaggggagctggaggtCAGACCCCCTGGTTCTATTTCTACTTTGCCACAAACTCGCTGTGATCTCGGGCAGGTCAGTGTCTGTGGCTCGGTTTCCCCGTGTGTGACATGGGGCTAATGGTGCCGCGCGCTGAGGTCTCCCCCGTATCCTGTTCAGAGCGGGACGGCGTCTCTCTGGCAAATCCACTGAAATGCAGAGCTGCAGGTGTCAGAATGAATCCgattccccttccccaccccacagctgatCCCCTCAGCCGGGCCTGACACCGGGAACCTGCAGGACAAAAGAGAGGGTCTGAGGGCCCCTGTCAGCGCATCTGGGTCCATCACACGCAGTCGGTTGTGGCTCTTCCCTCTTCCACCAGGATCTGCAGCCGTtgtctcctccagctctgccctgggggctgccccctctccccactgtcaGGCCCTGGCCAGGGTCTCAAACggcctctccctgcccagagcccagggacctgctccagccttctcctccctgcTGGGCTAGACCCTGaccagctccctcccctgctccgcGTCTCCTCCCCACCGGGCTGGGCCGACGCTGCCCCCTCCTGGTCCCCTCCTGCCTCTCTGGCTGCTctgtgtctccccctgccccattgtCTGGGggtccccagggctctggcctggccccttTGCTCTTCTCCCTCCACACCCCGACTCTGGGCGacctcctccacccccagggctccagccaccatCTCTGTGCTGGGGGATGGGCAAATCTCTCCCTGCCCCGTGGCCCTGtctgctcccacccagcccccctctcagccgggctccccagcccccctcctggggtctcagCATCGTCTGACACTGAACACGGCTCCCCCTGAGCTCCCAaccttccccccaaacctcccccagccctggccctggccccctctgcccacggaggggagggaaagggtttGACTCAAGGAATCACTCACTGGGTCTGATCCAGCCGGGAGCCGTCCAGCCAGGTCCAGGCCTTCTCCAGGGAGGACACGGACAGTCCGACCCAGAACTGATTTGGACCTTGCGTCAGGTTCTGTAGAGACTCCTGCAGGGAGTGTGGGACAGGCAGCTGGTGACCAGACGTGCTGTTGGGCTCTTTCCTTGGGAATCCAGGTTGTCAATAACTTCAGGACcagaatgtctgtctgtctgtccatctatcCCGATACACACCCAGTATCCAGCCCCATACGTCTGTCCCCATACTCACCCATCCATCTATCCAACTATCACCCCTAgacacccctctatccatccatcaaTCCCAGTACATCCAgcggtgaaagtaacttaaaggtggctgggagctcaggggtgaattaaagggcctggggttctGGCCGCcacggagctccaggccctttaaatcaccgcgggAGCCCTACTGcaggcggcagggctccggcgggatttaaaaggcctggtgctgctgctactgctgggtgccctgggccctttaaagcgctgcccgagccctgctgccggagctccTGGGCCTTTAAATCAGCATCAGGGAAGCCGTTCCAGTCTGGCACGGTGtaccggctcttgctggtatgccagactggaccggcttcctttctcctctgcaTACATTCTCCGTCTGTCTGTAGCCCCCAtcctcacacccccagccctctctccagcTGAGCTGTGGTCGGGCACaccccaggagggggcaggtacCGGTGAGTTTAAGCTGCCTTTGTGTGCCCCTGATCCTGGGGCCACTGAATTAGCCTGGGATCGTTAAAACCCTCTAGGGGACTTGGAGACCCCGTTATTAACAATCGGAACGGGGTGTCCAAATCCTCTAGGCAGCATTGACAATCCCAGCCCTACCGTGTAGCCTGTGCGCCCTTAGACtcagggcccagccctgcaggggcagctccagcaggAAGGTATCGTCCCCTTTACCAGCTCCTCCCGGTCCCGGATcaccagcagctgggagcccctcgcTGAGCAGTCGGCGCGGCTCTCGCTCCACGTTTTACTTCCTCTGGAGACCCAGTAGCACTTGTCCCCGCGCAGCTGCCAGTCCGTGGGGCAGAATTTGCACCCGGAGCCCCCTGCAGACAGACAGGCGTCATTAATGCTCTGAGCCCACTGGGCCTCATTCTCGGCTACTCCCGTCTTGAAactggggcaggaacagggttTAAATTGGTTTGAGTCCCCTTTGTGCTCCCTGAAatctggggctgggccaggccctgTCTGGCTGCTGGTGTCAGTTACAGCAGCCTCGGGGCTGCTCTGCCTTATCCAGTGCTCCCATATGggccctggggagcagagaacacCCATAGCGCACTGCACTCTAGCCACACCACCAATCTGCCCCCCATTTTGGGGGTTGagaacagggtgggggagggcccTTAACCCAGCTCCACACCAGCCAGAGAGcaactctcccccctccccccacaccaggaCAGGGGAAATTCTCAGGGGCCTATGGacccactttaaggcccctttacacggCCAGAATGGCCTAGAAGGGTCTTGGAGgaactggggggaaggggtggtgttAAGCTGGGAACAGGACGGGAGGCTGGGACCCAGGGGCGATGGGGACTGGGAGGGGACATGGGGCCCAGATGCCAGGGAACGGGAGGGGGTGGGACCATAAGACAATCTCACTAATAAGATGTGAAACTCCCCCacacactgaaaaaaaatggaCAGTTTTGTATGACATTGTTATTAAAATCTTCATGGCTGGGTACTACCCTGAACGGCCACTAGATGTCGCTTCCCCATGCACAGTCCCAGCCAAGGCAGGTACATTCGTAGCCTGGCACCGAGCTGGGCTGGTGGCAGATCggtgcagccagcagggggcggcgtgtccctgccctgcaggatccccaggggctgggatGGCAGCTGGGTTCCCACTGGCCGTGCCCGGGGTGGAGGGCAGCTCAGAGACACACGAGCTGGGGTTACCTGCTGGgccaggcggggctggggggcacagctgggatcGGAAACGCTCCAAGCGGGCACTGCATTCTGCTGTGCTGGGGTCTCTGCTCCCGGCTCTGTCGCTCCCAGGGGGTGTCGCTGTATCTCTGCTCCCGGCTCTGTCGCTCCCAGGGGGTGTCGCTGTATCTCTGCTCCCGGCTCTGTCGCTCCCAGGGGGTGTCGCTGTATCTCTGCTCCCGGCTCCGTCGCTCCCAGGGGCTGCCGGGGTCTGGCCCTTCTCAGACACGAAGTAGGAAACTGCAAAGCAGCGTCAGTGGGAGTGAGGGCGACTGGTCAATGTGACGAGGGAGTTGCTGTAAAAGCACCAGCACAGAGCCCTGCGGAGACACGGGCTGCTCCAAAGCCTGTTCAGCCCCATCGCCACTAACTTCAGGGCCCTGGTCTAAAAGTTTCTGGActgaaaatcagtgggagctgggtgcctaaatccctgGGGACTCTTTGCAAACTGAGCCTGTGTTTACATCTGTGTAAGTTTCCCAGTACCCATCACCGGTGTATCAAAGCACCTCACAGTCTGTACTGGATTTATCTTCTCAacctcctgtgaggcagggcacagggctgttatccccattgtacaggtggggaaa
This DNA window, taken from Mauremys reevesii isolate NIE-2019 unplaced genomic scaffold, ASM1616193v1 Contig1, whole genome shotgun sequence, encodes the following:
- the LOC120392406 gene encoding killer cell lectin-like receptor subfamily B member 1B allele C, which translates into the protein MAGEIVYADLNLSPGFPGSRTPLSAQPLGPACPWWHRTALWGGWIGNIVLVVAVIVLGIWVSYFVSEKGQTPAAPGSDGAGSRDTATPPGSGDPSTAECSARLERFRSQLCPPAPPGPAGGSGCKFCPTDWQLRGDKCYWVSRGSKTWSESRADCSARGSQLLVIRDREELESLQNLTQGPNQFWVGLSVSSLEKAWTWLDGSRLDQTQLPVSGPAEGNSCGVVKGNQIHSDACSSAFPWICQRDAVPL